A genomic window from Yoonia sp. R2331 includes:
- a CDS encoding alkane 1-monooxygenase: protein MTATADTPDARRLPAVLPFWLALGLIPLAWIAAIYGGWALLLLPLATWYLFSILDLFIGLNTDNADPDTDDAALFWYKAITIIWAPLQLVTIFGLLIYVTQTDHLAAWEEWALFAGAGVISGTVGINFSHELMHQKPKLERWMADILLAAVLYSHFRSEHLLVHHRYVGTPRDPVTARYGEGFWRFFPRVLRACYVSAFNAEKAMLARKNLPWTHLSNPFWRYWGLQAIFLIAAIWIGGLWGLFLFGTQAVWAFFQLELTNYIEHYGLTRKYLGDGKYEHVLPRHSWNSAQRASNWLLINLQRHSDHHYKPDRRFPLLQNYTQQDAPQLPYGYPVMTLAALSPRLWRKIMNPKVQNWRAQYYPDITDWTPYKDATNPPPR, encoded by the coding sequence ATGACCGCCACCGCCGACACACCTGACGCGCGCCGCCTGCCTGCAGTCCTGCCCTTTTGGCTGGCGCTTGGGCTGATCCCGCTGGCATGGATTGCAGCCATTTATGGCGGCTGGGCCTTGCTGCTGTTGCCGCTGGCAACGTGGTATCTGTTTTCGATCCTCGATCTGTTCATCGGGTTGAACACCGACAACGCCGACCCTGACACAGATGACGCGGCCTTGTTCTGGTACAAGGCGATCACGATTATCTGGGCGCCGCTCCAGCTTGTGACGATCTTTGGTCTGCTGATCTATGTCACCCAGACCGACCACCTTGCCGCATGGGAGGAATGGGCGCTCTTTGCCGGGGCCGGTGTGATCTCTGGCACGGTGGGGATCAATTTCAGCCATGAATTGATGCACCAAAAGCCAAAGCTGGAACGCTGGATGGCCGACATTTTGCTTGCTGCCGTGCTGTATTCGCATTTCCGGTCCGAGCATCTGCTGGTGCACCACCGCTATGTCGGCACCCCGCGTGATCCCGTAACGGCGCGCTATGGTGAAGGATTCTGGCGGTTTTTTCCCCGCGTCCTGCGCGCGTGCTATGTCTCGGCCTTCAATGCTGAAAAGGCGATGCTGGCGCGCAAAAACCTGCCGTGGACGCACCTGAGCAATCCGTTCTGGCGCTATTGGGGCTTGCAGGCAATTTTCCTGATCGCTGCCATCTGGATTGGCGGGCTTTGGGGGCTGTTCCTTTTTGGCACGCAAGCCGTCTGGGCCTTTTTCCAGCTTGAGTTGACGAATTACATCGAACACTACGGCCTGACCCGCAAATATCTGGGCGACGGCAAGTATGAACATGTCCTGCCCCGGCATTCGTGGAATTCCGCGCAGCGCGCGTCAAACTGGCTGCTGATCAATTTGCAGCGCCACTCCGATCACCACTACAAACCCGATCGGCGGTTTCCGCTTTTGCAGAACTACACGCAGCAAGACGCACCGCAATTGCCCTATGGCTATCCCGTGATGACCCTTGCGGCCCTTTCGCCGCGTCTGTGGCGCAAGATCATGAACCCAAAGGTGCAGAACTGGCGGGCGCAGTATTACCCCGACATCACCGACTGGACGCCCTACAAAGACGCTACGAATCCGCCGCCCCGCTAG
- a CDS encoding class I SAM-dependent methyltransferase, with amino-acid sequence MDNPVRQLTEVEAGLHALTTRLAAAIAAPDHPGRADDITALWSQIAAQAWPYAELVRAIRRGADDYALADAAMAERRRGFQRLGPIRAKQWDRIGALVARQVQPFHAPLITETNNRRRGREDGYLHNMMRALFTLANPLAEDHDRVPDLNHRDIGLTGDYFVNLMSAIYRITRAQGLPRPVRFIDVGCGGGTKVFVASSFFEVCDGLEYDAGYVTHARDWLGRVGAPGCRIMQGDALKFTDFASYDVIYMYRPIKDRALQVQLEGQILDQARPGTIIAAPLNYSLGQRPEDQATTLLDTIYLAHSTPAAAAALHDAATAIGPDPGLDDPHEAAEMGFWQPILSASRARGFEPAP; translated from the coding sequence ATGGACAATCCGGTGCGCCAACTGACCGAAGTGGAGGCAGGGTTGCACGCCCTGACAACCCGGTTGGCCGCAGCGATTGCAGCACCGGATCATCCAGGCCGCGCTGATGACATCACCGCACTTTGGTCACAGATCGCAGCGCAGGCATGGCCCTATGCCGAATTGGTCCGCGCCATCCGTCGCGGTGCGGATGACTACGCGCTGGCCGATGCAGCGATGGCTGAACGGCGGCGCGGCTTTCAGCGGCTTGGGCCGATCCGCGCCAAGCAATGGGACCGGATCGGCGCGCTAGTTGCGCGGCAGGTTCAGCCGTTTCACGCGCCGCTGATCACTGAGACGAACAATCGCCGGCGCGGGCGCGAGGACGGCTATTTGCACAACATGATGCGCGCGCTCTTCACGCTTGCCAATCCGCTGGCAGAGGACCATGACCGGGTGCCAGACTTGAACCATCGCGACATCGGGCTGACGGGCGACTACTTTGTCAATCTGATGTCCGCGATTTACCGGATCACGCGCGCCCAAGGCCTGCCGCGCCCTGTGCGGTTCATTGATGTGGGCTGCGGCGGCGGCACCAAGGTCTTTGTTGCCTCATCGTTTTTTGAGGTTTGCGACGGGCTGGAGTATGATGCGGGTTACGTGACCCATGCGCGGGACTGGCTGGGTCGGGTCGGCGCACCGGGCTGTCGGATCATGCAGGGTGACGCGCTGAAATTCACTGATTTCGCCAGCTATGACGTGATCTACATGTACCGCCCGATCAAGGATCGTGCGCTGCAGGTTCAGCTGGAAGGGCAGATCCTGGATCAGGCCCGCCCCGGCACGATTATTGCCGCACCTTTGAATTACTCGCTGGGCCAACGGCCTGAAGATCAGGCAACGACGCTGCTCGACACCATCTACCTGGCCCACAGCACCCCGGCAGCGGCGGCGGCCCTGCATGATGCCGCCACAGCAATAGGGCCGGATCCGGGCCTTGATGACCCGCACGAGGCAGCAGAGATGGGGTTCTGGCAGCCGATTCTGTCCGCGTCTCGCGCGCGCGGTTTTGAACCCGCGCCCTAG
- a CDS encoding NADP-dependent oxidoreductase, translating into MTNARAITLASRPQGQPVPENFQLTDLSLSDPAEGQFLVRNIWLSLDPYMRGRMDDAKSYADPVAIGGVMEGGAVGEVVASAHPEFPTGTIVTGQFGWATHALSDGVGIRRVDPALAPISTALGVLGMPGITAYVGLTDILAAQPGETVVVSAATGAVGSLAAQLGKARGCRVIGVAGGAKKCAYAVDELGLDACLDHRAHDVKSLAAALKEAAPKGVDCYFENVGGKTTEAVLTRMNTQGRIALCGMIAWYSGKGIADAAPLPMVWRNILTRRLRVQGFIIFDHFDRYPAFLKEVAPMVADGRIRFRETVAEGLENAPNAFLSLLNGGNFGKQLVRVGPDP; encoded by the coding sequence ATGACCAACGCCCGTGCCATCACCCTTGCCAGTCGCCCACAGGGGCAGCCTGTGCCAGAGAATTTTCAACTGACCGATCTGTCGTTGTCCGATCCGGCAGAGGGGCAGTTTCTGGTGCGCAACATCTGGCTGTCGCTTGATCCCTATATGCGCGGGCGTATGGACGACGCGAAATCCTATGCTGATCCGGTCGCCATTGGTGGCGTGATGGAAGGCGGCGCCGTGGGCGAGGTGGTGGCTAGCGCGCATCCTGAATTCCCGACCGGCACCATCGTCACCGGGCAGTTCGGCTGGGCCACACATGCGCTAAGCGATGGGGTGGGCATTCGCCGTGTGGACCCGGCCCTTGCCCCGATTTCAACGGCGCTGGGTGTGCTGGGGATGCCGGGGATCACGGCCTATGTGGGGCTGACCGATATTCTGGCCGCACAACCGGGCGAAACAGTCGTCGTCTCTGCGGCCACGGGTGCGGTGGGGTCGCTGGCCGCGCAATTGGGCAAGGCGCGCGGTTGTCGGGTGATTGGCGTGGCGGGCGGCGCTAAAAAATGTGCCTATGCGGTCGACGAACTTGGCCTTGACGCCTGCCTTGACCACCGTGCGCATGACGTGAAATCGCTGGCGGCGGCGCTGAAAGAGGCAGCGCCTAAGGGTGTTGATTGCTACTTTGAAAACGTGGGCGGCAAGACCACAGAGGCGGTGCTGACACGGATGAACACGCAGGGGCGGATCGCGCTTTGTGGCATGATCGCGTGGTATTCTGGGAAGGGCATCGCAGACGCCGCCCCTTTGCCGATGGTCTGGCGCAATATCCTGACCCGCCGATTGCGGGTGCAGGGATTTATCATCTTTGATCACTTCGACCGCTACCCCGCGTTCCTGAAAGAGGTGGCGCCGATGGTGGCTGACGGGCGCATCCGGTTCCGCGAAACCGTGGCTGAGGGGCTGGAAAACGCGCCGAATGCCTTCCTTTCGCTGTTGAACGGTGGCAATTTCGGCAAGCAACTGGTGCGAGTGGGGCCCGACCCCTGA
- a CDS encoding cupin domain-containing protein, whose translation MKLNADFAQRVVVRPEDYDWVASPAAGVERMMLDRIGDEVARATTIVRFAPNTSFDAHTHGGGEEFLVLDGVFSDEHRDYPAGTYVRNPIGTHHTPHIGPTGATILVKLHQFDADDTAQFHIDTRTATFRPGVAEGLSVLPLHAAASENVALVRWAPGTKFAAHQHWGGEEIFVIEGTFQDEHGDYPAGSWIRSPHLSQHHPWSDDGCLIYVKTGHLPQTTSVAASIPA comes from the coding sequence ATGAAATTAAACGCAGATTTCGCACAGCGTGTTGTGGTCCGGCCCGAGGATTACGATTGGGTCGCGTCGCCCGCAGCCGGGGTGGAACGTATGATGTTGGACCGGATCGGGGATGAAGTCGCCCGCGCCACAACGATTGTGCGCTTTGCGCCCAACACCAGCTTTGACGCGCATACCCATGGTGGCGGTGAAGAGTTTCTGGTGCTGGACGGCGTCTTCAGCGACGAACATCGCGACTATCCGGCGGGCACCTATGTCCGCAATCCCATCGGTACGCATCACACGCCGCACATTGGGCCGACCGGGGCCACGATCCTTGTCAAACTGCATCAGTTTGATGCGGATGACACGGCGCAATTCCATATCGACACCCGCACGGCCACTTTTCGCCCCGGCGTGGCCGAGGGGTTAAGCGTGCTGCCGCTGCACGCGGCGGCCTCTGAAAACGTGGCGCTTGTGCGCTGGGCGCCGGGAACCAAATTTGCCGCGCATCAGCATTGGGGCGGGGAGGAGATCTTCGTCATCGAAGGCACGTTCCAGGACGAGCATGGCGATTATCCAGCAGGGTCCTGGATCCGCAGCCCGCATCTGTCGCAACATCACCCGTGGTCGGATGACGGGTGTCTGATCTACGTCAAAACCGGGCATCTGCCGCAGACAACGTCGGTGGCCGCTTCAATCCCGGCGTGA
- a CDS encoding TetR/AcrR family transcriptional regulator encodes METRTTLLNHAEDLSRSVGFNGFSFADLSAGAGIRKASVHYHFATKSDLAQALIARYRGDVAQALGALSGTAATRLRGFLAVYRTALGNGETVCLCVAMSASRDSFDAATLGELNRFQADVIDWLAQVFKTAMTDRTIADVALPLAEAQAAMALVEGAQLMARAASEPALFDAATALLVARTAKETP; translated from the coding sequence ATGGAAACGCGCACCACACTTCTAAATCATGCCGAGGACCTGTCCCGCTCTGTCGGGTTCAACGGGTTCAGTTTTGCCGACCTTTCGGCAGGTGCGGGCATTCGCAAGGCCAGCGTACACTACCATTTCGCCACCAAATCGGACCTCGCCCAGGCGCTGATCGCGCGGTATCGGGGCGATGTGGCCCAAGCGCTTGGCGCGCTGTCAGGCACAGCGGCGACCCGGTTGCGCGGATTTCTGGCCGTCTACCGCACCGCATTGGGCAATGGCGAAACGGTCTGTTTGTGCGTCGCGATGAGCGCCAGCCGCGACAGTTTTGATGCCGCGACCCTGGGCGAACTCAACCGCTTTCAGGCCGATGTCATTGACTGGCTGGCGCAGGTCTTCAAAACCGCAATGACCGACCGAACCATTGCTGACGTTGCACTCCCATTGGCCGAGGCGCAGGCGGCAATGGCGCTTGTGGAAGGGGCGCAATTGATGGCGCGCGCCGCGTCAGAACCCGCACTTTTTGACGCGGCGACCGCCTTGCTTGTCGCGCGCACAGCAAAGGAAACACCATGA
- a CDS encoding WD40/YVTN/BNR-like repeat-containing protein yields METSVLVGTTKGAFILLSSDRRSWAVSGPFCDGMPVNHVIGDADTGDIFAAAGGGWFPLGVWRCVDGDWQFFKDTFEEAAEGLWSLRPAGDVIYAGTKPAELYRSHDRAETWERMPALTAQDGAAEWMPGAAGLTLHTILTHPTDPQKIWVGISAAGFFASEDGGATWESRLRRSNEDRTNLPDFHGEPMGTTEIFTCVHNAVRAPGDGDLIYQQNHHGTFRSPDGGRNWTAITEGLPSLFGFPIGVHPRDPQTIWTFPLNGDSMGRYPPDASAAVWRSRDGGANWEACQNGLPTQDCFFTVLRQGMAVDQGDQAGVYFGTNSGSIFASIDEGDTWSEIARHLPTVLSVEVMQR; encoded by the coding sequence ATGGAAACATCGGTTCTTGTCGGCACCACCAAAGGTGCGTTCATCTTGTTGTCGTCGGATCGCCGGAGTTGGGCGGTCAGCGGCCCGTTTTGTGACGGTATGCCTGTCAATCATGTGATCGGTGACGCGGACACCGGCGACATTTTTGCGGCTGCTGGCGGGGGGTGGTTTCCGCTTGGTGTTTGGCGCTGTGTTGATGGTGACTGGCAGTTTTTCAAGGACACCTTTGAGGAGGCAGCAGAGGGGTTATGGTCGCTGCGGCCAGCGGGTGACGTAATCTATGCAGGCACCAAGCCAGCGGAACTTTATCGCAGCCATGACCGGGCTGAGACATGGGAGCGGATGCCCGCCCTGACCGCGCAGGACGGCGCGGCAGAGTGGATGCCGGGCGCTGCAGGCCTGACGCTTCACACCATCCTGACCCACCCAACGGACCCGCAGAAAATCTGGGTTGGCATATCGGCGGCCGGGTTTTTCGCATCTGAAGACGGCGGCGCCACGTGGGAATCGCGTCTGCGGCGCAGCAACGAAGACCGCACCAATCTGCCTGATTTCCACGGCGAGCCCATGGGCACGACCGAGATTTTTACCTGTGTCCACAACGCCGTCCGCGCACCGGGCGACGGTGATCTGATTTATCAGCAGAACCACCACGGCACGTTCCGCAGCCCCGATGGCGGGCGGAACTGGACTGCAATCACCGAAGGGCTGCCGTCACTTTTTGGGTTTCCGATTGGGGTGCATCCGCGCGATCCGCAGACAATCTGGACCTTTCCGTTGAATGGCGACAGCATGGGCCGCTACCCGCCTGATGCCTCTGCCGCCGTCTGGCGGTCGCGCGACGGCGGGGCCAATTGGGAGGCGTGTCAAAATGGTCTGCCAACGCAGGATTGCTTTTTCACCGTCCTGCGGCAAGGCATGGCCGTTGATCAAGGGGATCAGGCGGGCGTCTATTTTGGCACCAATTCGGGGTCCATCTTTGCAAGTATCGACGAAGGCGACACTTGGTCTGAAATTGCGCGGCATTTGCCCACGGTTTTGTCGGTCGAAGTGATGCAGCGTTGA
- a CDS encoding site-specific DNA-methyltransferase produces the protein MTTKTKVPEAKTLPLNTILDGDCIAVMNSLPAGSVDLIFADPPYNLQLKGDLHRPDNSKVDAVDDAWDQFDSFKVYDRFTRDWLAAARRLLKPNGAIWVIGSYHNVFRMGAELQNQGFWILNDVVWRKSNPMPNFRGKRLTNAHETLIWASKQEASRYTFNYEALKALNEGVQMRSDWVLPICTGHERLKDDNGDKAHPTQKPESLLHRVLVGTTNPGDVILDPFFGTGTTGAVAKMLGRDFIGIEREAAYRKVAEKRLSKIRKFDKAALEVSQSKRAEPRVAFGVLVERGMLRPGEELWSLNGRHKAKVRADGTLVGDDIKGSIHQVGAHLEGAPSCNGWTYWQFKRDGQKVPIDLLRQQIRSEMAKHN, from the coding sequence ATGACGACCAAAACCAAGGTGCCGGAGGCGAAAACGCTTCCGCTGAACACTATTCTTGACGGTGACTGCATTGCAGTCATGAACAGCCTGCCCGCTGGTTCGGTTGACCTGATTTTTGCGGATCCGCCCTATAATTTGCAGCTGAAAGGCGATCTGCATCGCCCGGATAATTCCAAGGTCGATGCGGTTGATGATGCCTGGGACCAGTTTGACAGCTTCAAGGTCTATGACCGCTTCACCCGCGATTGGCTGGCCGCCGCGCGGCGTTTGCTGAAACCCAATGGCGCGATCTGGGTCATTGGCAGCTATCACAATGTTTTTCGCATGGGCGCTGAATTGCAGAACCAGGGGTTCTGGATTCTCAATGATGTGGTCTGGCGCAAGTCAAACCCGATGCCCAACTTCCGGGGCAAACGCCTGACCAACGCGCATGAAACGCTGATCTGGGCGTCCAAGCAAGAGGCCAGCAGATACACATTCAATTACGAGGCGCTGAAGGCCCTGAATGAAGGCGTGCAGATGCGCAGCGATTGGGTGCTGCCGATTTGTACCGGGCATGAACGCCTGAAGGATGACAACGGCGACAAGGCGCATCCGACGCAAAAACCGGAAAGCCTGCTGCACCGCGTGCTGGTTGGCACGACAAACCCCGGCGACGTGATCCTTGATCCCTTCTTTGGTACTGGCACCACCGGCGCTGTCGCCAAGATGCTGGGCCGCGATTTCATCGGGATCGAACGCGAAGCCGCGTACCGCAAGGTCGCAGAAAAGCGTCTGTCGAAAATCCGCAAGTTCGACAAGGCAGCGCTTGAGGTCAGTCAGTCAAAACGCGCCGAACCGCGCGTCGCCTTTGGTGTGCTGGTTGAACGCGGCATGCTGCGCCCGGGCGAAGAGCTGTGGTCCCTGAATGGCCGTCACAAGGCCAAGGTGCGCGCTGATGGCACGCTTGTGGGCGATGATATCAAGGGCTCAATCCATCAGGTCGGTGCCCATCTTGAAGGCGCGCCAAGCTGTAACGGCTGGACCTATTGGCAGTTCAAACGTGACGGACAAAAAGTTCCCATCGACCTGCTGCGCCAGCAGATCAGGTCAGAGATGGCCAAGCACAACTAA
- a CDS encoding ribonuclease HII produces MLPLTPSFDFETAAHLRGYTRIAGVDEVGRGPLAGPVTAAAVVLDPDRIPEGLNDSKKLSAKRRDALYDAIMESADVCIVDVSVAEIDQHNILRASHIAMVRALGGLRTPADYALIDGNMVPRGLNLPCETVVKGDARSFSIAAASIVAKVWRDRLMVDLAQQHPGYGWEKNAGYPTPAHKAGLKRHGVSPHHRRSFAPVHNILCQEKNPSD; encoded by the coding sequence ATGTTGCCCCTGACCCCCAGCTTTGACTTTGAAACGGCCGCGCATCTGCGCGGCTATACCCGTATCGCCGGGGTGGATGAGGTCGGGCGTGGCCCCTTGGCAGGGCCGGTGACGGCCGCGGCTGTTGTTTTGGACCCTGACCGTATTCCTGAGGGTTTGAACGACAGCAAGAAGTTGAGCGCTAAGCGGCGCGATGCCCTTTATGATGCGATCATGGAGAGCGCGGATGTCTGCATTGTCGACGTCAGCGTGGCCGAGATTGACCAGCACAACATCCTGCGCGCCAGCCATATCGCGATGGTCCGTGCGCTGGGCGGGTTGCGCACACCGGCCGATTACGCGCTGATCGACGGCAATATGGTGCCGCGCGGTCTGAACCTGCCGTGCGAGACCGTTGTGAAGGGCGACGCACGATCATTCAGCATCGCGGCGGCCTCAATTGTGGCCAAAGTGTGGCGCGACCGTCTGATGGTGGATTTGGCGCAACAGCATCCCGGCTATGGCTGGGAGAAAAACGCAGGCTATCCGACGCCTGCGCACAAAGCGGGACTCAAAAGACACGGTGTCAGTCCACATCATCGCCGTTCTTTCGCACCAGTCCACAACATCTTGTGCCAAGAGAAAAATCCAAGTGATTGA
- a CDS encoding transcriptional regulator: MTTSSATEAREIGNRIVVGGIVAIVVILGVAAVLLFINLPDANAFNARVEQLFIENDNLTSNAEIKLLEILAGSGTAFSDTLSSYRFVIFVLLVFATALLIAAVAFLVMLIALNRRMGQIERKGIEVNSLYISRDEKAVYLNDFQFKLTDAAMETLSVLAEARMDDEVMSGAQIEGVISGRDASDCDEAAGATRIKRLRDTLGNQMVSELLVKNIARKGYMLAIDKDVIRMR; encoded by the coding sequence GTGACTACTTCCTCCGCTACTGAAGCGCGCGAGATCGGCAACCGGATTGTCGTTGGCGGGATTGTTGCGATTGTCGTGATCTTGGGTGTGGCTGCTGTCTTGCTCTTTATCAACCTGCCGGATGCCAACGCCTTTAACGCGCGGGTCGAACAGCTGTTCATCGAGAACGACAACCTGACTTCGAACGCGGAAATCAAGCTGCTGGAAATCCTCGCCGGATCGGGCACCGCGTTTTCGGACACGCTGTCATCCTACCGTTTTGTTATCTTCGTGCTGCTCGTCTTTGCCACTGCCCTGCTGATCGCGGCGGTGGCCTTTCTGGTGATGCTGATCGCGCTCAACCGCCGCATGGGCCAGATTGAGCGTAAGGGGATTGAGGTGAATTCTCTTTATATCTCGCGCGACGAAAAGGCGGTCTATCTGAATGACTTCCAGTTCAAGCTGACCGATGCCGCGATGGAAACCCTGTCGGTCTTGGCAGAGGCGCGGATGGATGATGAAGTCATGTCCGGCGCACAGATCGAAGGGGTGATCTCGGGCCGTGATGCCTCCGATTGTGACGAGGCAGCGGGCGCGACCCGGATCAAACGCTTGCGCGACACGCTGGGCAACCAGATGGTCAGCGAGCTGTTGGTCAAGAACATTGCGCGCAAGGGCTACATGCTGGCGATCGATAAAGACGTTATTCGCATGCGCTAG
- the kduI gene encoding 5-dehydro-4-deoxy-D-glucuronate isomerase: MTIAIRQACSPSETKTFDTQTLRENYLIEDIFRAGEVTMTYSHLDRTVVGGAVPTGAALALKSSKQIGSPNFLDRREVGIINIGAPGTVTADGESHALKGRDCLYLPMGIMDVIFASDDAANPARYYFVSTPAHHAYKAQKIAPEDANLLELGTQSDANVRALRQYIHPDVCESCQLVMGITTIMDGSVWNTMPCHTHDRRSEVYLYFDMAEETRMFHFMGEPTETRHMLVTNEQAVLSPGWSIHSGAGTGRYSFVWSMAGDNQDFTDMDFVPMAELR, encoded by the coding sequence ATGACCATCGCCATTCGCCAAGCCTGCAGCCCCTCAGAGACCAAGACGTTCGATACGCAGACGCTGCGTGAAAACTATCTGATCGAGGATATTTTCCGCGCGGGCGAAGTCACGATGACCTACAGCCACCTTGACCGGACCGTTGTGGGTGGGGCGGTTCCAACCGGCGCGGCGCTCGCACTGAAATCCAGCAAGCAAATTGGATCACCGAATTTTCTGGATCGCCGCGAAGTGGGCATCATCAATATCGGCGCCCCTGGGACGGTCACTGCAGATGGCGAAAGCCATGCCTTGAAAGGGCGCGATTGTCTTTATCTGCCGATGGGCATCATGGACGTGATCTTTGCCAGTGACGACGCCGCAAATCCGGCCCGGTATTACTTTGTCAGCACGCCTGCGCACCATGCTTACAAAGCGCAGAAGATTGCGCCAGAAGATGCCAACCTGCTTGAACTGGGCACGCAGTCGGACGCCAACGTCCGCGCCTTGCGGCAGTATATTCACCCCGATGTCTGCGAAAGTTGCCAGCTCGTGATGGGGATTACCACAATCATGGATGGCAGTGTCTGGAACACAATGCCCTGCCACACGCACGACCGCCGGTCAGAGGTCTATCTCTATTTCGATATGGCCGAAGAGACGCGGATGTTCCACTTCATGGGCGAACCAACTGAAACCCGGCACATGCTCGTGACGAATGAACAGGCTGTGTTGTCCCCCGGCTGGTCCATTCACAGCGGTGCGGGCACGGGGCGGTACAGCTTTGTTTGGTCGATGGCTGGAGACAACCAGGATTTCACTGATATGGATTTCGTCCCGATGGCCGAATTGCGCTGA
- a CDS encoding GntR family transcriptional regulator — MTKTMGVHQLSNVRKRAQNASPTSQARFRSGVAPTLAESEYQKLRDRIVSMELLPGAAISESELAAQSGVSRTPVREAVLRLAREDLLEVAPKSGTFVARIPVSVLPEALIARRALEGVTAVAAAKEASRSQKLELHALLERQREFADLGDFEGFHASDEALHQKIAEIGRLPGLWAMVQQVKLQIDRFRRLTLPEPGRMHMALGQHTDVVTAIENNEPEVARQKMDIHLNGLQHHIKYVVDANPDFFIHDADLNNLVNV; from the coding sequence ATGACCAAAACAATGGGTGTGCATCAGTTGTCAAATGTAAGAAAACGCGCGCAAAACGCCTCGCCGACCAGTCAGGCGCGGTTCCGTTCCGGGGTTGCGCCCACGCTTGCGGAAAGCGAATACCAAAAGCTTCGTGATCGCATCGTCTCGATGGAGTTGCTGCCCGGTGCTGCCATCTCGGAATCTGAACTGGCAGCGCAATCTGGTGTCAGCCGCACGCCCGTCCGTGAGGCCGTCTTGCGGCTGGCCCGTGAAGATCTGCTTGAGGTCGCGCCAAAATCTGGAACGTTTGTTGCGCGCATTCCGGTGTCTGTTTTGCCTGAAGCTCTGATTGCGCGCCGCGCACTGGAAGGTGTGACAGCCGTTGCCGCCGCAAAAGAAGCGTCCCGTAGTCAGAAACTTGAACTGCATGCGTTGCTTGAGCGGCAGCGCGAGTTTGCCGATTTAGGCGATTTTGAGGGCTTCCACGCATCTGATGAGGCGCTTCACCAAAAGATAGCAGAGATCGGCCGCCTGCCGGGTCTGTGGGCGATGGTCCAACAGGTCAAGCTGCAGATTGACCGTTTCCGCCGCCTGACACTGCCTGAACCCGGCCGGATGCATATGGCGCTGGGCCAGCACACGGACGTCGTTACGGCCATCGAAAACAACGAACCCGAGGTTGCCCGCCAGAAAATGGACATCCACCTGAATGGCCTGCAACACCACATCAAGTATGTCGTCGATGCGAACCCGGATTTTTTCATTCACGATGCGGACCTCAACAATCTGGTCAACGTCTAA
- a CDS encoding sialic acid TRAP transporter substrate-binding protein SiaP: MYETGSAYHQVAEWAAEEISERTEGRVEINIFPASSLGKEVEINEGLGLGAVDIIYTGPSFVERYYGPIAISDYPFIMRGWDHWLSYRGSDLFAELSDGYHDATGNQVLGLVYYGQRHVTSNKPILTPADMEGLKIRVPNSPVMLMFPNAVGANPTPMAFSEVYLALQQGVVDAQENPLPTIQFKRFYEVQSNINLTGHILNSLLVIASDDALDRIGDDAAVVREVLDAAALKASEEIYQAELELVAWFREQGITVNEVDKTPFQDAVKPMLTGDDVPYTMEHFQRLGEL, encoded by the coding sequence GTGTATGAGACCGGTTCCGCTTATCATCAGGTCGCCGAATGGGCCGCCGAGGAAATCAGCGAACGCACCGAAGGTCGCGTTGAGATCAACATTTTCCCAGCATCAAGCCTGGGCAAGGAAGTTGAAATCAACGAAGGCCTTGGCCTTGGCGCAGTTGACATCATCTACACCGGTCCGAGCTTTGTTGAGCGTTACTACGGCCCAATCGCGATTTCCGACTATCCGTTCATCATGCGCGGCTGGGATCATTGGCTGTCCTATCGTGGCAGCGACCTGTTCGCTGAACTGTCAGACGGGTATCACGATGCAACCGGCAACCAGGTTCTGGGCCTTGTCTACTACGGCCAGCGTCACGTGACGTCGAACAAGCCGATCCTGACGCCGGCAGATATGGAAGGCCTGAAAATTCGCGTTCCGAATTCGCCTGTCATGCTGATGTTCCCGAACGCCGTTGGCGCAAACCCGACCCCGATGGCCTTCTCCGAAGTCTACCTTGCACTTCAGCAGGGCGTTGTGGACGCGCAGGAAAACCCGCTGCCAACCATCCAGTTCAAGCGGTTCTACGAAGTGCAGTCCAACATCAACCTGACAGGTCACATCCTGAACTCGTTGCTGGTGATTGCCTCTGATGATGCGCTTGATCGCATTGGCGACGACGCAGCTGTTGTGCGCGAAGTGCTTGATGCAGCTGCACTGAAGGCCTCTGAAGAGATTTATCAGGCCGAACTTGAGCTTGTCGCATGGTTCCGCGAGCAGGGCATCACTGTGAATGAAGTCGACAAGACCCCGTTCCAGGATGCCGTTAAGCCGATGCTCACGGGTGACGATGTTCCCTACACGATGGAGCACTTTCAGCGCCTGGGCGAACTCTAA